A window of Cinclus cinclus chromosome 17, bCinCin1.1, whole genome shotgun sequence genomic DNA:
GCAGCAGGCTGTTACAGTAATCCTGCTTCAGCCAGCGGTGCCAGGCACAGTGGAGACTTTACCCCTTTGAGCTCTCAGCTGCCTTTCTCTCAATGGCTTTTTATTGCACCATTGTTCATTTACTCTGGGCTCCTCTCTGTGTTGATAGACATGTAAGGGCTATAGCAGAAATGTATGGCTGACTGAGAGGAAATGACCTAGGGATAGTAATTCTGGGCTGTACTGCCTTTGGgcaatttaaaactttttttttttttttccaagcctcCATTCAGCTGCTGTGCCTTAAAGGACTGACTGTGCTGATGGCAATTACAGAATAGGCAGGTGCCAAACATAGTTGAGTTACAGCTTGGTGTGTACTGCTTGCTCCCAGTGAGCACCCAGTGTGCTGTAAAATCCATCTTGCTTGCACAGCTCTGTCAGCAGAGCTCTGACATGCAGGTGACAGGTCTTCCTCTCCAGTTACCTTCTTGGCTATTAAAGGACTTTCTTCCTGTGCAGGCTTTCCTTTAATAGGAGCTGACTTCTGTGGAGTCCTTGGTTTGCTATCACTGTAATCTGTAGCTGGCCAAAAATACCTGCGTGGGAGGACACGTTAAACTTTTCACCCTCTGTATTTCTGGTGGTTAGAGTCTTCAGTCTTTATGCCCAAGTTCGAGTGGTAAAGAGAAGTGGAAGAttccctgagcagctctgtgtgaaACAGGAGACTAAGAACTGgcattaatttccttttactCGTTTGCATTGGCTCTGTCTTTGGCAACTGTGCTGGGTTAGTAGTTCTTGCTTTGTCTTGGCCAATGCAGTGTCTGTTCCCATGGAAATGGGGCTGGGAGAGGTGAGTGTCAGTGGAGAACTTCATCTGGATCAACTTCTGCCTGACACGCCAGTGGACAGATGGTGTCCACAGTCttctctcctgcccctgctttGCTGGGGAGTTGTTTGATGTGCAGCGCTGGAGGCATTGCATCAGTTTGCATTTATACAGGAACCCGGATACAGTAGCATACCAAGTGGGGTTAAATTTTtgggggctgctgcagaggtggtgaaacactgaaaagagGCAAACTTTGTAATTTCTCTTACTTTGTCAGTTATTGTCCTATTTGGGCATGGTGTTTGGGCCTTTGTTGGGGGCTGCTCAGATGCCTGCAGACAGCACCCATTTCAGCTGGGTGACTCTGAGAACATcagctgatggagctgctggtgctttTGAAACGCTTGTGTATCTTTTTTGCTTCCTTGATCCCATCTTCATGCTGACAGGTATTGTGGGGCTGTggtgagaagaaaaagctttgtAAGATGCCTAATGCATTTCACCCTTCTGCCATTCCCCAGATTCTTAGTTGAGTGGGAGGAGTCTCTAAAACCCGATGCTGTCAAATGTAACTTCAAATCTGTTGTGTCAATGACTTGAGTCAGTCCTATGCTAACTGTTTTAGTTTTGTACTTGGAGtttgaaatttgaaaatattgttAAAATAGTCTAGGTATTTTCACTCTTTAAAGCAAGAACCAATGGCCAAGTCCTTTGGCTTTGTGTAATGTTTTTGAAacaggcttttctttttgaaatggTGCAAGTGAGTTTACTGTGTCTTAGACTGCACAAAGTCTCCAGACCTGTTTTCCTACATTTCTTGGATTTTGGGGCTTTGGCTTCTTGTGCTTCTGCTATGGTAGTGCTGCCACCTGGTCAGAGCAAGCAGGGGAGATGAGTCTGATGGTTTTAAGTGCTAATGCCACTTAAGGAGTTCAGTGCCTCAAGAATGTATAAAGTGTCTCTTCCTCAGAATGTAACCCTTCCTCTCACTCTTTTGTGCTTGAAACCCAGCTTCTGACTACGGTATGAAGCTGCCAATCCTGCGGTCCAATGCAGAAGACCAGATTTTGTACCAGACGGAACGTTACAATGAGGAAACCTTTGGCTATGAAGTTCCAATCAAAGAGGAGGGTGACTATGTGCTAGTGTTGAAGTTTGCGGAGGTCTATTTTGCACAGTCTCAACAGAAGGTAAGCAATAGCTCCTTGTGTGCCTCTGATGTGAGTTCCTGGCTAAGACACTGCTTGGGGTGCCTCTGCTGCTTTGCATGCTGGAGGAAGGAGTAAGGCACTAACTGTTAACTTAGGtcccagcctctcccaggcTCTGAACCTTTAGAGCTCTCTTCCACATTCCAGCTCTACAGTTGGACTGGAAAACTTAATTTCAAAGTATTCAAGCAAACATGTGCAACTAAACATAACGAGCAATAGAGTTTTGTGACCTGTTTAGGCTGTGCTGGCTTTGAgaagttttttttcatttttcttgaacACTTGCTTCTGACTTGACAGCATAGTTATACTGGAGGAAATATTGCACAGATTGAAGCAGAGGGGGTGATCTGGGTTAAATAACCtaatcaaaacaatttttacaAATGTAATAAGACTTGATACTGGTTCAGTCTGATCCTGAAAGCAGAGTTAAATTCaactgcctttttctttttagagaAGAATAATCTTTGTCCACTTTTGAAATCCCTCATATACAGAAGTGGAAACAGAAGCAAGTAGAACTCAAAGCCCTGTGATAAATGGGGTAGGAGTGGTTTGTGTTTTAGTCTGGCGTTCCTCTGATTCTATCAGCTTCTTTAGGGTTGATCTCCTTAAGCACTGTGCTGCCTTCCTGCCAGAGAAGTACTTCAGGGAGCAGAACTGGTGGGTCTAGCTTACAGAACGGATGCaaaaagcagcctcagattaaacTGAAGGGCTGAGGCATCTTTGGTTCCTCTTCCTTTGTGTGGTTCTGCTGGGATTCCCCAGGTTCTGCATGAAGTTTGAGTCGTTACAACCCTGAGGAGGACTTTCACTCTGAATTCACAGATGTGGTTAGCAGTTAAACATCTTACCTCCTTCAAACCCTGTGTTCTTCACCAGCTTGTTCCCTCTTCTCTGTTCTGCTGCAGGCTGTTAGTTAGAAATGGCTTAATTCCCTAGGGTGTGGTGTGTCACAGCCACCGGTAAGAGCAGGTCTTCAGACAGGAGAAAAGTTGTTAAAGAGAAGCATGAATAAACCAGAATAGAACTGTGCTGTCCTCAGGTCTGAACAGCAGATGTAGGGACTGTTTTAAAAGGAGAAGGCAGATTTCAGGGTATTTGAAAGCATTGTTAATGCTTTGGTGTCTTTACCTGGCTCTGATTCCTTCCCAGGGGAGTGGGCCAGGGCATGTTCCAATGCTTTCTGGTCCTAggtgaataaaaaaaaccagagaCCTTTCCTGTTGTGTTTCAACTGTCACGTGCCTGAATCTGCTCTGACTCTCTGTCATTTCTTCCACCCTGAAGGTATTTGATGTTCGCTTGAATGGCCACGTGGTGGTGAAAGACTTGGACATTTTTGACAGAGttggacacagcacagctcatgaTGAGATCATTCCCATGAGTAtcaaaaagggaaaactgaGTGTCCAGGGAGAGGTTTCAACATTCACAGGAAAGCTCCACATTGAGTTTGTAAAGGTAATAAGCTTTTCAGGGCAGAGCCTTgatcttccctttccctttcttacCCAGTTGTGTGGTGCAGCTttgtgctggaggaggagaggggtTGGTAGGTGGGGAGACCATTCCTTGTCTCAGAACTGTAGCACTGACTGCTCCCTTTACTCTTTCTAGGGCTACTATGACAATCCGAAAATCTGTGCCCTATACATCCTGCAAGGAACAGTGGAAGGTAAGCTCAGTTTCTAAGCCAGAAGGCTCTTCCCCCTTGGAGAGCAGCCTGTTGCTTCTCAGACTATGAGATCATAGCTTGTGCTGACCCACATCTGCCAAAATTGTTTCTCTTTCACTGCGTTCCCACAAAGTGCTATTGCAAAGTGAGGTAGGTGTGTAGTGTCCTCGTTCTCCTCTAAGTCACAAAGCTTGTGTTATTTTGGAGTAAGAAAAATCAATTTGTTTTGGAATTTCCTCTATATGGGGTAAAGGAGAAGGAAACGTGTCTGGTCAGTCTCAACTTATAGCTACAGATGAATACCCTCTGGTCTTGGATGTTAGCAGCaatcctgcaggaaaataatttacagtTATTTTAGCTAGTGCTTAAGTATTTCTTACCTGGAgctttgttttgccttttcagCTTGAGGACAAGGCAGTGTTTTTTCCCAGATACCAGTTCCTCTGGATAGCTCTGGGGAGTTTGAGCTTTCATCACACTTTTTATAAGTGAGCTAGAATTGAAGCCCCTCTAGCTCCTGAACTAGGAGGGTTTAGGATCCCTCTCTGACCAAAGCATCAATTTGCTTTACTATGGGATGGTCAGGGATGGTCAGGTGCTGCTGAAGATTAGGTAAAAGCCTTGTGGCCAGGTGGCACCTGCAGCTCAGGCCCCAGGCTCAGAAGGCTGCATTTGAGTGGGGCTTGGCCATGCTGCTCTCACAGCTCTGGCTTTGAAGGGTGCAGTGATGTGGAGTAGGACTGTTTATGGAAAGGGTTGTTCCTATTCCTGATTGCATCTGTATCTGCCTggtcctgcaggcagcaggtgCTTGTTTTTGACTAGACCTTACTGAGCAGCTGCAATATCTGAATGTGTGCTCTGAATGTGCTTTTGTGCATTAACTTGTCCGTGTGACACGTAGACGGTGTGGAAGGATGCAGTTTTTCTGCAGGCTGGATCCTTGGAtactcttggaaagaaaaggaagagtgGTGTGATCCTCTGTGGCAGAAGATATTCCTCTCTTCTGGGATGTTATGGTTGTGGTTTTAATGGGGTCTCAGGTGCCCTCTTGCCAATGTTCATGGTGGAtcggggagaggggaaggaagtgTCTTGAGTGATCTCCCAATTTACATCCTGCCTGCCTGCAACCTTTTGTCTTGTTCAACAGATGTTCCAAAGCTGCAGCCACACCCAGGTCtggagaaaaaagaggaagaggatgatGAAGATGACTATGATGATGGCTCCAGTGTCAAAAAACAGGCAAATAAGAACCGGGTTCAGTCAGGCCCACGCACACCAAACCCCTATGCCTCGGACAACAGCAGTCTC
This region includes:
- the MLEC gene encoding malectin, whose product is MVGAGARGAPLLPPVLLLPLLLRGAAGGIADSVVWAVNAGGDAHVDVNGIHFRKDPLEGRVGRASDYGMKLPILRSNAEDQILYQTERYNEETFGYEVPIKEEGDYVLVLKFAEVYFAQSQQKVFDVRLNGHVVVKDLDIFDRVGHSTAHDEIIPMSIKKGKLSVQGEVSTFTGKLHIEFVKGYYDNPKICALYILQGTVEDVPKLQPHPGLEKKEEEDDEDDYDDGSSVKKQANKNRVQSGPRTPNPYASDNSSLMFPILVAFGVFIPTLFCLCRL